A window of the Zeugodacus cucurbitae isolate PBARC_wt_2022May chromosome 2, idZeuCucr1.2, whole genome shotgun sequence genome harbors these coding sequences:
- the LOC105215856 gene encoding mucin-5AC yields MPMATSSTTAAASGTAATVPPSSISTLSGGANSGSGSASLINTNAAQFREIHKNTWLKRLTAEGKKITVGPKKSDRSWVVFCVHDDTDALLEGYAEPRQAAAHNPEWIVSMQDTLHISHALIPNSHEFEFVVTLANEVIRFHAMSWEIMQEWVETLRSKLREMKILSPRENLYTKLPEIRAPLLPTRDPTSPLPAPPPVPAAIVPGVERIVPPSLAQDNATNETRLERTNSTITTTTTTTSTIAQSVPTTTSNSSNNIISRVQAPTTTANVSNSSTNYSVSTASTSTPQAMELPALTAMSNTLTQNLLNLLSDPISAYSEQINDAMLMDEHNFVHDANETDFEDEFLSPILRKSQQRHENGAPTFSCDNSVRLDIGQRVSADQIKNWESLVQAESVTSSRFQTSRSLSAGAADNSRKEVTKSSITHNTSATSSDDNITALEISTDPHAETWQNTSITSTNSESVEQLDIDKMNITIIQVSANDTNELKQQNETKTSAKVSSKRVTGEIFKFPEAVQTEYKSNVQIIPSTKSNSSTIHVLGTKTTTTTTTTTTTPKTTPYATPVKKSNHNNATASTTTNLSAEDIKITTVHVIGNNPVVVAKAPEARNHIVPNAVSLYGTCYTTAPSSSTALPTNASSIDGTPKMMKKIILSANTSGITNITVDNASTSSRQERYTSAPEAAVKHNVGSVHYEKVFLSTSVPPELGVTANAALVSTVMTTAPPLSPILISSSTTHARAEVPSSSTSKSDKECISKPSSPIPHADTHKQNKPTPAARTISPTVATHVEMPSLPPKNRHKAMQSPLMTRAHPPNVSPMLERRRITTTANLLTRTTTSSPPPPASHQATQAAISTTTTTNTPFPLPSRSHMLTRGLTEAVITTRPSRRDFHLLKASAGKGKPTAVVANKSGSAVTSNNNGDNVPAAQPSTSTANSSNAPQPNRGRNSELMEQRRRSSSTSDARTGAARGANNNELPGGRNTALRFQHPPQPFRNGENGMANGSGNGGVAGSNIGVSSPLPSPSGANNASANKRMTLREHQVMQLRREIMHPGGVRLQLRRKDCVGSIAWVDAFGAVWVAGWKQKEHPVLYNALHIGDQLLSIAGTAITTANEANKIIRNTNTLFVEVLVRRIPFGRGYAVRREREGQCLGLIRDGNTATIVDVVPNSLAARHGLPPKAQSCDGTTLTFWVLTEINGRPLNLFFKENEIRDRLNSVGRDISILVQPSDLITKLKKQLKSLRGYKDYLVQ; encoded by the exons atgcCAATGGCAACGAGCTCAACTACGGCAGCTGCATCGGGAACAGCTGCCACGGTTCCACCTTCGTCCATAAGTACATTGAGTGGTGGTGCTAACAGTGGAAGTGGGAGTGCCTCTTTGATAAATACAAACGCAGCGCAATTTCgagaaatacacaaaaatacatGGCTTAAAAGATTAACAGCTGAaggcaaaaaaattacagtAGGACCTAAA AAATCTGATCGTAGCTGGGTTGTCTTTTGCGTGCACGATGACACCGACGCTCTCTTGGAGGGTTACGCAGAGCCTCGTCAGGCTGCTGCTCACAATCCGGAGTGGATCGTTTCGATGCAGGACACTTTACACATTTCGCATGCGCTCATTCCTAATTCACATGAGTTTGAATTTGTCGTCACGCTTGCTAATGAAGTGATACGCTTCCATGCAATGTCATG GGAAATTATGCAGGAATGGGTTGAGACGTTGCGTTCTAAATTACGTGAGATGAAAATTCTATCGCCCCGTGAAAATCTCTATACAAAGTTACCTGAAATACGTGCACCACTCTTACCAACTCGTGATCCAACATCACCACTGCCGGCACCACCACCCGTACCAGCTGCAATAGTACCAGGCGTTGAACGCATTGTACCGCCAAGCTTAGCTCAAGACAATGCCACAAATGAAACACGTTTAGAACGTACAAattctacaataacaacaacaacaactacaacttcaacaaTAGCACAGTCTGTGCCAACAACTACAAGCAATTCCAGCAACAATATCATTAGCAGAGTCCAAGCGCCCACAACTACGGCAAACGTAAGCAATAGCAGTACCAATTACTCTGTGTCCACTGCATCAACTTCCACACCTCAAGCAATGGAATTACCAGCTCTTACTGCCATGTCGAATACACTTACACAAAATCTCCTGAATTTGCTCTCCGATCCTATTAGTGCATACAGTGAACAAATAAATGATGCAATGCTTATGGACGAGCATAACTTCGTTCATGATGCGAATGAGACGGATTTTGAAGATGAGTTTCTTTCACCAATTCTAAGGAAATCACAGCAAAGGCATGAAAATGGCGCACCAACATTTAGTTGTGACAACAGTGTACGTCTAGATATTGGTCAGCGTGTGTCAGCAG ATCAAATCAAAAACTGGGAAAGTTTGGTGCAAGCAGAAAGCGTTACGTCGTCAAG ATTTCAAACTTCCCGTTCGTTGTCCGCCGGTGCAGCCGACAACTCCCGAAAAGAAGTCACAAAATCCTCAATAACTCACAACACATCCGCCACGTCAAGCGATGACAATATCACGGCGCTGGAGATAAGCACAGATCCACACGCCGAGACATGGCAAAATACTTCCATTACCTCGACTAACAGTGAATCAGTTGAACAGTTAGATATAGATAAAATGAATATCACCATCATACAAGTATCGGCCAACGATACCAATGAACTGAAACAGCAGAACGAAACAAAAACCAGTGCAAAAGTGTCCAGTAAACGGGTTACAggcgaaattttcaaattccccGAAGCCGTACAGACCGAGTACAAAAGTAATGTGCAAATCATTCCGTCCACAAAATCAAATAGTAGTACAATTCATGTACTTGGTACTAAAACaactactactacaacaacaacaacaaccactccAAAAACGACACCCTATGCAACACCAGTGAAGAAGTCGAACCACAACAACGCAAcagcaagtacaacaacaaacttgtCTGCCGAGGATATTAAAATAACAACGGTACATGTGATTGGAAATAACCCAGTAGTGGTAGCTAAAGCGCCAGAAGCACGCAACCACATTGTGCCCAATGCCGTTTCCCTCTATGGCACCTGTTACACCACAGCACCGTCCAGTTCGACGGCGCTGCCAACTAATGCGTCCAGCATTGATGGTACCCCAAAAATGATGAAGAAAATTATACTTTCAGCCAATACTTCGGGCATAACAAATATCACAGTGGATAATGCTAGTACGTCAAGCAGACAGGAGCGTTATACCAGCGCGCCAGAAGCAGCTGTCAAACATAATGTTGGTTCGGTTCACTATGAAAAGGTGTTTCTATCGACCAGTGTTCCACCTGAGTTAGGTGTCACGGCAAACGCTGCACTCGTTAGTACTGTAATGACCACGGCGCCACCACTATCGCCCATATTAATCAGTAGCTCCACGACGCATGCGCGCGCTGAG GTCCCCTCTAGTTCGACTAGTAAATCCGATAAAGAATGCATTTCCAAGCCATCTTCCCCCATACCACACGCTGATACACATAAACAAAACAAGCCCACGCCAGCGGCCCGTACCATTAGCCCAACAGTCGCGACGCATGTTGAAATGCCATCGCTGCCGCCTAAAAACCGTCACAAAGCAATGCAATCGCCATTGATGACGCGAGCACATCCGCCCAACGTCAGTCCAATGCTGGAGCGTCGACGcattacaacaactgcaaatcTTTTAACGCGCACTACCACATCATCACCGCCGCCGCCAGCGTCACATCAAGCGACACAAGCTGCGAtttcaacaactacaacaacaaatactccaTTTCCCTTACCTAGCCGCAGTCATATGCTAACACGCGGACTTACCGAAGCTGTGATAACGACTCGACCGAGTCGTCGTGATTTTCATTTACTTAAAGCGTCTGCGGGTAAGGGAAAACCAACAGCTGTTGTAGCAAATAAGAGTGGTAGCGCGGTAACTTCCAACAACAACGGTGATAATGTGCCGGCGGCACAGCCATCAACCAGCACTGCCAACAGTTCGAATGCACCGCAACCCAATCGTGGACGCAATAGCGAATTAATGGAGCAACGTCGACGCAGTTCCTCTACATCAGATGCACGCACCGGTGCTGCACGTGGTGCCAACAACAATGAGCTACCAGGCGGACGCAATACAGCATTGCGCTTTCAACATCCGCCACAGCCATTTCGAAATGGCGAAAACGGAATGGCCAATGGAAGTGGAAATGGGGGTGTAGCCGGCAGCAATATAGGTGTATCTTCACCGCTGCCATCGCCCAGTGGTGCTAATAATGCGTCGGCGAATAAACGCATGACATTGCGGGAGCATCAGGTCATGCAGTTGCGGCGCGAAATTATGCATCCCGGTGGTGTGCGTCTGCAGTTGCGACGCAAAGACTGCGTGGGCTCAATTGCATGGGTGGATGCGTTTGGTGCTGTGTG GGTGGCTGGTTGGAAGCAAAAAGAACACCCGGTGCTATACAATGCACTCCACATCGGCGATCAATTGCTCTCCATTGCCGGCACAGCGATAACTACAGCGAATGAGGCCAACAAAATAATACGCAACACCAATACGCTTTTT GTCGAGGTGCTCGTACGTCGCATACCCTTTGGACGCGGCTACGCTGTGCGACGTGAGCGCGAAGGTCAGTGTTTGGGTCTAATACGCGACGGCAACACAGCCACCATTGTTGATGTCGTGCCAAATAGCTTAGCAGCACGCCATGGACTGCCGCCTAAG GCACAATCTTGTGATGGCACAACACTTACATTCTGGGTACTTACTGAAATCAATGGGCGTCCATTGAatctattttttaaagaaaatgagATACGCGATCGCCTAAATTCCGTGGGTCGTGATATTTCCATATTGGTGCAACCGTCAGACTTAAtaacaaaacttaaaaaacaattgaaatcgcTACGTGGCTACAAGGATTATCTTGTGCAATAG
- the LOC105215857 gene encoding polyadenylate-binding protein-interacting protein 2, which produces MILKVPSNDWSDQFEYVVEEDDSLSDLEDEQDFSEYLWMENEEEFDKNELKRLEEEDIMKECIEAMLEDELEAELAEWQKAKTEELNAALSSLAVSECNVEHSILNPLAAEFVPQKHIIGLGTS; this is translated from the exons atgattttgaaaGTTCCTTCAAATGATTGGTCCGACCAATTTGAATATGTAGTGGAGGAGGATGATTCGCTATCAGATTTAGAAGATGAACAAGATTTCTCTGAGTATCTATGGATGGAGAATGAAGAAGAGTTCGATAAGAAT GAATTAAAACGTCTCGAAGAAGAGGACATTATGAAAGAGTGCATTGAAGCAATGCTGGAGGACGAACTTGAAGCGGAATTGGCTGAATGGCAAAAAGCAAA AACCGAAGAATTAAATGCAGCATTATCCTCGCTAGCTGTGAGCGAATGCAATGTTGAACATTCCATTCTGAATCCACTGGCCGCTGAGTTTGTACCGCAAAAGCATATAATTGGACTGGGTACATCATAA
- the LOC105215855 gene encoding L-dopachrome tautomerase yellow-f2, translating to MKIKNTYLLLLLVFAVSIVHFANGDGMVEVFGWKQMDFYNRGERAPDGNGNRGGGGGAGGAVGGGNKKRPTGTIVFPDQLSGLIKSDDRSKRAAYNRITSRDDSLVNFESRFQHQDANASYIPYNNVPMGVTHYKGRLFVTMPRRRIGIPSTLNYIDLQKDGKQTSPKLRAYPDFETNYLNPNFQANPKRIISVYRTTVDECKRLWFIDTGMLEYPNNRMQVQRPSIWVIDLSNDRVLHRYEIPESIVDTGRGLASITVDVFERACNDAFAYIPDLVNRQLFVFSLKDKRMWGFSHNYFNFDPLGGDLHIGGQTFRWDDGIFSITLGPYAPDGYRNVYFHPMASNTEFVVDSSVLQNEANAARGDHGNDFRPLGSRGENHQSTMHSYDKQSDVIFYAEIQRNGVGCWNTNKPFSAQNHGTVAQDAQRMIYPSDLTIDDEGNIWVMTNSMPIFIYATLDPNVVNFRVWKQNVYEAAKNTVCAA from the exons atgaaaataaaaaacacatattTACTGCTTTTGTTGGTGTTTGCGGTGAGTATCGTACACTTTGCTAACGGTGATGGCATGGTAGAGGTTTTTGGCTGGAAACAAATGGACTTCTATAATCGCGGCGAAAGGGCTCCAGATGGGAACGGAAATagaggtggtggtggtggtgcaggTGGTGCTGTAGGAGGTGGCAATAAAAAACGACCAA CCGGTACAATCGTATTCCCTGATCAACTAAGTGGCTTGATTAAAAGTGACGACAGAAGCAAGCGTGCTGCCTATAACCGAATAACATCACGAGATGACTCACTTGTCAATTTCGAAAGTCGATTTCAACATCAAGACGCAAATGCTTCTTACATACCATACAACAATGTACCCATGGGCGTGACACACTATAAGGGTCGCTTATTTGTGACAATGCCGCGTCGCCGCATCGGCATACCGTCCACGCTGAATTATATCGATCTGCAGAAGGATGGCAAACAGACTAGTCCGAAACTGCGTGCATACCCCGATTTCGAGACGAACTATCTAAAT CCGAATTTTCAAGCAAATCCCAAACGCATCATATCGGTTTATCGCACCACGGTGGACGAGTGCAAACGCCTGTGGTTCATCGATACTGGCATGCTGGAGTATCCCA ACAATCGTATGCAGGTGCAACGTCCATCGATTTGGGTGATTGATTTGTCGAATGATCGCGTTTTGCATCGCTATGAAATACCCGAGAGTATCGTGGACACAGGTCGTGGACTTGCCAGTATAACTGTAGATGTTTTTGAGCGCGCATGCAATGATGCCTTTGCGTACATACCCGATCTAGTGAATCGGCAGTTGTTCGTTTTTAG CCTAAAAGATAAGCGCATGTGGGGCTTCAGCCATAATTACTTCAACTTCGATCCACTTGGTGGCGATCTGCATATCGGTGGCCAAACCTTCCGTTGGGATGACGGCATCTTCTCGATTACACTTGGTCCCTACGCACCAGACGGTTATCGTAATGTATACTTCCATCCAATGGCTAGCAATACGGAGTTCGTGGTGGACAGCAGCGTGCTGCAGAATGAGGCTAATGCCGCACGTGGCGATCACGGCAACGATTTTCGTCCATTGGGTAGTCGTGGTGAAAATCATCAATCCACCATGCATTCGTATGACAAACAAAGCGATGTTATATTCTATGCGGAAATCCAACGTAACGGTGTTGGTTGTTGGAATACAAATAAACCGTTTTCAGCACAAAATCATGGGACAGTTGCACAGGATGCACAACGTATGATATACCCGAGTGATTTGACG ATTGATGATGAAGGCAATATCTGGGTGATGACCAATTCTATGCCAATATTCATTTACGCCACACTTGATCCGAATGTGGTGAATTTCCGCGTGTGGAAACAGAATGTATACGAAGCTGCAAAGAATACTGTATGTGCAGCCTAA